In the Arachis ipaensis cultivar K30076 chromosome B10, Araip1.1, whole genome shotgun sequence genome, one interval contains:
- the LOC107621930 gene encoding class I heat shock protein-like produces MSLISQMVGDDETLDPFLSMMNRCPVLSTPTDWKETKDAHVFLSDLPGLKKDEVKVEVDGRVLQISGDRHADDDDDDDKNKKMIKWHRVERCRGKFQRRFRLPENAKVEQVKAHMENGVLVVTVSKQELKKPNTKLVQIQGN; encoded by the coding sequence ATGTCTCTGATTTCTCAAATGGTTGGCGATGATGAAACCTTAGACCCTTTTCTGTCCATGATGAACAGGTGCCCCGTCCTAAGCACCCCAACAGATTGGAAGGAGACAAAAGACGCGCATGTTTTTCTTTCAGATCTTCCCGGTCTCAAGAAGGACGAGGTCAAGGTGGAGGTCGATGGAAGGGTGCTTCAGATAAGTGGTGATAGGCATGCCGATGACGACGATGACGACgacaagaacaagaagatgatAAAGTGGCACCGCGTTGAGCGGTGCCGCGGGAAGTTCCAGAGAAGGTTTAGACTCCCGGAAAATGCTAAGGTTGAGCAGGTTAAAGCTCACATGGAGAATGGTGTGCTTGTTGTTACTGTCTCTAAGCAAGAGCTCAAGAAACCAAACACCAAACTGGTTCAGATTCAGGGAAATTGA